AATTCCATGAAAGTTGTAGAGATGTGcttctttgaaaaatatgaCAACGCTATCAAGCGATTCCGCATTAACTATATTAAAGGAACTAATGtcaaattgaatttctttctAGGATCTATGAATTCACCTGCATTCATTTTAATACCTTAgttattagaattattttagtCACATTTTTTGGAATAACTATATCTCGTAGACTTACGTGGTGGATATTGTTGATAAGGATACCCTTGTTGTGGATATCCTTGCTGTGGATATGCTTGTGGATATCCCGGCGGTGGATATCCAGGGGGTTGGAATTCTCGTTGTACTTGCGGCGGGTATGTTTGATAACCTTGTTGGTATCCTTGAGGAGATACGGTATCTTGCTGTGGGTATTGAGTTGCCATGTTTTGTCGATTCTcctgtattataatttaatcgtCAATCTATTTAACATTCAAATACAGAAGAGCTTGAAGACTTTGGACAATTTAGTAAccattatttgattttacctATGTTAGTATCTATGTCTAATTTGATTTCTGTCTTTACTTCGCTAAAAACTACGTACAATAtgttatcatcatcagctcactatacgtccctacTGAGGTGCTCAGAGCCTACCATAAGTTAGAGGtaactaggacatagtcaatgctgactcagtgcgagttgacttcacatatatcattgaatttcttctcagatatgtgcagcatcacgatgtttttcttcatcgTACAATATgtggtttaaaatattgtagggTATCGAACCATTTTCAAATACTaacatgtttaattataacCGGATGGGTTGGCACAGTTTGTACTCTTGCGTCTGTATGCGTAGTCTTTAGCttacttcaaaaagaaggttatcaattcgtctgtatttttttgtaaatgatgAAAAACGAGCTATCGACCACTTGAATTCAAAAATAGTGATGTGACAATTTCCCATAGACTCCTGCATTTGCAGACGCCTTTAAATGACAAATCAGGGGTCGCACAGAAAAAAGATATTATCCTTCTAAAGTTCTCTCCTCTGCCAAATCCACCTCCaatcccatcatttccttaaaGAAAAGGTGGGAAgaggaagaggactaaaattcaAGCACACTAATCAGACTGTGCGCGGAATGACTTCCACTTGAGgcgtgtcttctgtgtggtcgagTCGGTCCATTCGTGCAAAATATATCAGCCATCATATCACTTTTACATAGTATCTTTCAAACAATACATAAGTACTttatttcatagaataaattattgttaccgTATAGCCTGGCGCCAAAGGTGTGGTGGGATTCTGATACGGAAAGCTTTCGATCTGACCTCTGTCCGGTGCGGAATATGGACCTGGAATTACGAAGAAttcaactaaaaataataagagttGGAATTGAAGGCCATAAATCTGCATTCCAAGCAGTTGGGTGACAAGTGATACTGCACGGCATACGTTGTTGGCTTTCTCTATAGACGGAGCCAAAGACCAACTTTAATTCACTGCTCTAGTAAAGTAaatacagtacagtacagttaATGGATGCTAAAGATGCCGTTTAGACAACTAGTCTTACGAATCGAATCGATTTTTTAACTTGTTATTTTTGCACTCGtgataaaatttcatcaagatcgtGAACATATATCGTGAAacgaatttttagattaattttcaaaatgtttaaactaaTTTCTCCAATTATATCGGTTTTGGTGTACATCACTAGTTCGAATCGATATATCTGTTACTCTATATCTTTGGATTATCTATAGCGTGGTGCAAtctgtcattttgaataacgtttcaaaaagttaaatttgcaATAATTTACCCGCTGGTCGGTATACATCTTGAGGATGATGTCCCAATGGCGGTCCGCCAAACGGACCACCCGTAAATGGTCCAACTCTTCCTGGCTGTAacattatactaatattataaatgcgaaagtttagatggatgaatgtttgtttgtaggtatctccggaacgtctcagcggatcttgatgaaatttggcacagatatagaacatagtctggaagaacacataggctacttatcaagtttttttcaattccgtgCAAACgtagtcgcgagcgacagcttgttttatctatatatataaaagaaagtcgtgttagttacactatttataactcaagatcggttgaactgatttagctgaaaattgatggggaggtagcttagaactaggaaacggacataggaacttttataccttatgtgcatttttttctataatccgcgcggacggagtcgcgggtaaaagctagttaattataaatttaaggctacttataagttttttttaatcagtcaaaaatatttaatgttgccaGTAAATAAAAGGCTTACTGGTTTTTACgctataaacatttttgtactgtttttttactttaatatataaaaaaacaacgacAGTTTTCGATTTACGAATCCACAAAAACCGAAAAGAACATTTATGGGCTCTTGTCCGTATTTAATATGAACATATTTCTCgacttttattttagaattcatagatggcgctgaaACTTTTAACATGCAAAATATCCTATATCggtgtttatattatttaaagtgatTTCCAAAGCTTGGAACAGAAAACTgtgaaatacaatttataaatgtatttattttagagaGTCTTTCTACCACTCAGTTACAATTTAGCGTTAGAGCTTTTGTCTGTTTACTCATTTATTGTCTCTCttgttaaacattaaattaagtttaactccctttgttctaataaaaattagtttttacccgcgactccgtccgcgcggaataaaaaaatagaaaacggggtaaaaattatcctatgtccttttcctggttctaagctacctgcccactaattttcagtcaaatcgattcggccgttcttgagttataaatagtgtaactaacacgactttcttttatatatatactagcttttacccgcgactccgtccgcgcggaataaaacaaagaaaacggggtaaaaattatcctatgtccttttcctggttctaagctacctgcccaccaattttcagtcaaatcgattcagccgttcttgagttataaatagtgtaactaacacgactttcttttatatatatagatagatagattataaatactaaCTTGTCCGTTGCccattacatttgttttaattatattaaacaaaaatgtccgTTATTTACTCAAAATCGTCTACATGTctcgtaaaattttataatttacaatagcatttattaaaaatattataaaacataaatctaaataaacaaataatttggcGTTGATAGAATACGTTTAGAAACTGTTATCTGTCAGAAATTatcacagattataaaatattttgggaAAATTAAGCACAGAAAAACAATCGGATAAGAAGAGACAACCCGAAAGAGGATATTTATGTGTActtatgcgtccccttctctcTCATCCGGTCATTTCTTCCGTGGGAAGAGGAAGAGGACTAAAGTTAGTCCTttggcacgcacactcatcagactgtacgcggaattacttcgcGTGTCTTCTGTTTGTACGTGGTATCTCACCAGGAGAGCCGGCTCATACATAGAAAAGATGTCATTGCGGGCTTCACTACTATTTCGATGGGTCCTATATataaagtactagcttttaccaacctatccgtccgcgcggaataaaaaatagaaaacgggataaaaattatcctatgtccgtttcctggttctaagctacctgcccaccaattttcagtcaaatcgattcagccgttcttgagttataaatagtgtaactaacacgactttcttttatatatatagataaagaaacaaattgatgatttttacttttttatgttaaaagctacctcttagtttagttaaaaacatgaactaaacaaaatacatatttacagttgtaaatgttatttttttgctgaagtaaaagagCTTATGCGgactttatttttctatatggttgaaactctaagagcctctcctgtaaagttgtcaatctGCAGATTGGTTATTATTCGTAGGAGCTATCGATTTATAAATGTGGATGAAGTGTCTGCCTCAAATTGAGGATCGAAGTCTCTGTTCCATTGAGTTACGGTCATAAGTTCCGTTTTTAGAAATTGAGGTAAAATCGTCGCTCCCATCGAATAATCCTGTAATGCACTCTTACCGGGTTTTTGCTTTTCTGTCGAATTCAGCATCTAAAGGTCCTATTAcatgttgtgatttttttttatatttttcttaatgttaattacggagataaaaagttattattgaaacagttttttttatttccggtattataatttttccttcatagcacagaatacgcccggaatatatgaatgaaaattaaatacaatgtagatataaaaattatctttgttttggtatttaaaagattcttgtacaataattattgatgaagttattaaagaaatacggtttttttgcttctcctgaaaaatttgatttttcctattacgggGTTATTCGGTGGTTGCGTCGAAATGATCTTAAATAACTCTAATTGTTTCTAAGTTAACTTAACCTTATATAACTCATTAAGGTCATCAGTTGAATAAAAACGTAAACAGTGATCTAATACGTTTCGATGAAAACAAAGTGTGTACTGATGTTAggttttttagccgacttcaaaaagaaggaggttatcaattcgactgatttttttttaaatgtgtgttaccgtgaatctccgcccctggtggtccgattttgataaaaattattttaatcgaaaggaagtgcttgcagatgggtcccatttttttgtttttattttttttataagagaagggggcagacgagcagcgggaacaccaagatgttcatggacatctgcaataccagaaggatcgcagatgcgttgccggcctttgagaaggtttcattttgtttttttttttttttctttttacaattaacAACCTGGATGGTTTACAGTATGCCAGTACTGTAGGACAGTAGCAATCAATATCAGCGCTGGTATACAACtggtataatataaactatacTAGCGCCAGTGAGATAAAACAGTCCATTCCAGTGCTACTGAAGTATTACATATAACCCTGTCTTCCCTTATGAAGGTAGGGTATCTTTGGAAGATATAGTCCAGACGCAAAAAACGGTTGAAGAATAGAGTTATCCGGAGGAACTCAGGGTTTCCGa
The nucleotide sequence above comes from Papilio machaon chromosome 28, ilPapMach1.1, whole genome shotgun sequence. Encoded proteins:
- the LOC106720887 gene encoding uncharacterized protein YBR016W translates to MLQPGRVGPFTGGPFGGPPLGHHPQDVYRPAGPYSAPDRGQIESFPYQNPTTPLAPGYTENRQNMATQYPQQDTVSPQGYQQGYQTYPPQVQREFQPPGYPPPGYPQAYPQQGYPQQGYPYQQYPPPQPPSMAQTTFCAACMACLTCLMCSCCQGLMGVPGDDSMAENDSNPTGAQPQVSPPGPIGE